A genomic stretch from Longimicrobium sp. includes:
- the murD gene encoding UDP-N-acetylmuramoyl-L-alanine--D-glutamate ligase — protein MHPSLVGETIGVLGLARSGLAAARLALSRGARVYASDMADNPQTRRAAEQVNAMGGLAETGRHDLGKLARCNRIVLSPGIPPTAAVLRAPEIRHVPVIPEIEFAFGLLECPVVAITGTNGKTTVTSLIGHLLHEHGQDAAVGGNIGTALSELVLREPQPRIAVVETSSFQLGGIREFNPRIGVLTNLAPDHLDWYSSVDAYYADKAHLFRNATGESRWVLNGEDEKARNLPGNAPGTRYYFRVQSPLAPGEMGGFLSDDGWLTLRLDGRDERIIPAGELRILGPHNVANALAASIAARLAGASVDAIARGLRSFEAPPHRLQPVAEIDGVLWINDSKATNIASTRVAVQGMTRPVVLLLGGRHKGEPYTELLPDLHNVRAILAYGEAGPIIEGDLAGQAPVERVYGGFDDVVRRAREIARPGDAVLLSPACSSFDMFANYEERGARFVQLVTGKAAPEPALEAA, from the coding sequence ATGCATCCATCACTCGTCGGCGAAACCATCGGCGTGCTGGGGCTGGCCCGCAGCGGGCTGGCCGCCGCGCGGCTCGCGCTTTCGCGCGGCGCCCGCGTATACGCCAGCGACATGGCCGACAACCCGCAGACGCGCCGCGCCGCCGAGCAGGTCAACGCCATGGGCGGCCTGGCCGAGACCGGCCGCCACGACCTGGGCAAGCTGGCGCGCTGCAACCGCATCGTCCTGTCGCCCGGCATCCCGCCGACCGCGGCGGTGCTGCGCGCGCCCGAGATCCGCCACGTGCCCGTCATCCCCGAGATCGAGTTCGCGTTCGGGCTTCTCGAGTGCCCCGTGGTCGCCATCACCGGGACGAACGGGAAGACCACCGTCACCTCGCTGATCGGCCATCTCCTCCACGAGCACGGCCAGGACGCGGCGGTCGGCGGCAACATCGGCACCGCGCTCAGCGAGCTGGTGCTGCGCGAGCCGCAGCCCCGCATCGCCGTGGTGGAGACGAGCTCGTTCCAGCTGGGCGGCATCCGCGAGTTCAACCCGCGCATCGGCGTGCTGACGAACCTGGCGCCCGACCACCTGGACTGGTACAGCAGCGTCGACGCCTACTACGCCGACAAGGCGCACCTCTTCCGCAACGCCACCGGCGAGAGCCGCTGGGTGCTGAACGGCGAAGACGAGAAGGCGCGCAACCTCCCCGGCAATGCGCCGGGGACGCGCTACTACTTCCGCGTGCAGTCGCCGCTCGCCCCGGGCGAGATGGGGGGATTCCTCTCCGACGACGGGTGGCTGACGCTGCGGCTGGACGGGCGCGACGAGCGCATCATCCCCGCCGGCGAGCTGCGCATCCTGGGGCCGCACAACGTGGCCAACGCGCTGGCCGCCTCCATCGCCGCGCGGCTGGCGGGCGCGTCGGTGGACGCCATCGCGCGCGGGCTGCGCTCGTTCGAGGCGCCGCCGCACCGCCTGCAGCCCGTGGCCGAGATCGACGGCGTGCTGTGGATCAACGACAGCAAGGCCACGAACATCGCGTCGACGCGAGTCGCCGTGCAGGGGATGACGCGGCCGGTCGTGCTCCTGCTGGGCGGGCGCCACAAGGGCGAGCCGTACACCGAGCTCCTTCCCGATCTCCACAACGTCCGCGCGATCCTGGCCTACGGCGAGGCCGGGCCGATCATCGAGGGCGACCTCGCGGGACAGGCGCCGGTCGAGCGCGTTTACGGCGGCTTCGACGACGTGGTGCGGCGCGCGCGGGAAATCGCGCGGCCGGGGGATGCGGTCCTGCTCAGCCCCGCGTGCAGCAGCTTCGACATGTTCGCGAACTACGAGGAGCGCGGCGCCCGCTTCGTCCAGCTGGTGACGGGGAAGGCGGCGCCCGAGCCCGCGCTGGAGGCCGCGTGA
- a CDS encoding UDP-N-acetylglucosamine--N-acetylmuramyl-(pentapeptide) pyrophosphoryl-undecaprenol N-acetylglucosamine transferase has product MSARVLFAGGGTGGHLYPALNLGDAVKRADPDAEVFFVGAQRGVESRVLPEKGVTHQLLPMEPIRRARPWENWKLVPAMFGTWSRLRRIFSAFRPDVVVGTGGYASGPAVFYAMMRRVPFALQEQNSFPGFVTRKLAGRARQLHLAFPEARKYLKPGPRTEVFEYGNPIKPPDFAVDRATARANFGLGEGTVCLVTGGSQGARAVNEALLSDLRGVAEGRLEAPPAGFEILWATGTANFDSIQARLGEIGRPAWVKPMAYIEDMPGALASADFAISRAGAMSLAELCAWGVPAILVPLPTAAANHQHHNAVALADAGAALLVPESELGQGRLWGEMMSLAADPARRAEVAARAKERGKPDAADRIAAELLRLVPAK; this is encoded by the coding sequence GTGAGCGCGCGGGTCCTCTTCGCCGGCGGCGGCACCGGGGGGCACCTCTATCCCGCGCTGAACCTGGGCGATGCGGTGAAGCGCGCGGACCCGGACGCGGAGGTCTTCTTCGTCGGCGCGCAGCGCGGGGTGGAAAGCCGGGTGCTGCCGGAGAAGGGCGTCACCCACCAGCTGCTGCCGATGGAGCCGATCCGCCGCGCGCGGCCGTGGGAGAACTGGAAGCTGGTGCCGGCGATGTTCGGCACCTGGTCGCGGCTGCGGCGCATCTTCTCCGCCTTCCGCCCCGACGTGGTGGTGGGGACGGGGGGATACGCCAGCGGGCCCGCGGTCTTCTACGCGATGATGCGCCGGGTGCCGTTCGCGCTGCAGGAGCAGAACTCGTTTCCGGGGTTCGTGACGCGCAAGCTGGCCGGCCGCGCGCGGCAGCTGCACCTCGCCTTTCCCGAGGCGCGGAAGTACCTGAAGCCCGGCCCGCGCACCGAGGTGTTCGAGTACGGCAACCCCATCAAGCCGCCCGACTTCGCGGTCGACCGGGCGACGGCCCGCGCGAACTTCGGGCTGGGGGAGGGAACCGTCTGCCTGGTGACGGGGGGGAGCCAGGGCGCGCGCGCGGTCAACGAGGCGCTGCTCTCGGACCTGCGCGGCGTGGCGGAAGGGAGACTGGAGGCGCCGCCGGCGGGATTCGAGATCCTGTGGGCCACGGGGACGGCGAACTTCGACTCGATCCAGGCCAGGCTGGGGGAGATCGGGCGGCCGGCGTGGGTGAAGCCGATGGCGTACATCGAGGACATGCCCGGCGCGCTGGCCTCGGCCGATTTCGCGATCAGCCGCGCGGGGGCGATGTCGCTGGCGGAGCTGTGCGCCTGGGGCGTGCCGGCGATCCTGGTGCCGCTCCCCACCGCCGCCGCCAACCACCAGCACCACAACGCGGTGGCCCTGGCCGACGCCGGCGCCGCGCTGCTGGTGCCCGAGAGCGAGCTGGGCCAGGGCCGCCTGTGGGGCGAGATGATGAGCCTCGCCGCCGACCCCGCCCGCCGCGCCGAGGTGGCCGCCAGAGCGAAGGAGCGCGGCAAGCCGGATGCGGCGGACCGGATCGCGGCCGAGCTGCTGCGGCTGGTGCCGGCGAAGTGA
- a CDS encoding putative peptidoglycan glycosyltransferase FtsW produces MSVLALVRRRGEGGTAVLQPVVPPRERRAKVAAPPSPVDAVQADVWEARALVGLTFVAFCFGVIEMYSASAFMARAEGHPSHWYALNQVAGAGLGAVMAAVLSRVDHRRYRLWAWPLLLVIGAMLVVIVMPGTSAIAPRINGARRWLNLGISFQPSEFAKIALIAWTAALAVKKQDRLHSLSKGLLPFLVVWLPIVALVLLEPNMSAALLLLLLSALVLFAGGARIGHFIFFGLLAVPVIWHQITHAGYRMQRIAAFLDPTADTDGVSYQIYQSLIAVGSGGLGGVGFGGSRQKFGFLPEPHNDFLFSMIAEEWGLLGIVFVVAIFAGFLWVGYRIAARAPDRFGYLLAVGMTNMIAVSAFLHMGVALSLLPTTGVALPFMSYGRSALLAQFCAVGILLSVARSARRGPA; encoded by the coding sequence GTGAGCGTGCTCGCGCTCGTCCGCCGCCGCGGCGAGGGCGGCACCGCCGTCCTGCAGCCCGTCGTCCCCCCGCGCGAGCGGCGGGCGAAGGTGGCGGCGCCTCCATCTCCCGTCGACGCCGTGCAGGCCGACGTGTGGGAGGCGCGCGCGCTGGTCGGCCTCACCTTCGTGGCCTTCTGCTTCGGGGTGATCGAGATGTACTCCGCCAGCGCGTTCATGGCGCGGGCGGAGGGGCATCCGTCGCACTGGTACGCGCTGAACCAGGTGGCCGGCGCGGGGCTGGGCGCGGTGATGGCGGCGGTGCTGTCGCGCGTGGACCATCGCCGCTACCGGCTGTGGGCGTGGCCGCTGCTGCTGGTGATCGGCGCCATGCTGGTGGTGATCGTGATGCCGGGGACGTCGGCCATCGCGCCGCGGATCAACGGCGCGCGACGCTGGCTGAACCTGGGCATCTCCTTCCAGCCCAGCGAGTTCGCCAAGATCGCGCTGATCGCGTGGACGGCGGCGCTGGCGGTGAAGAAGCAGGACCGGCTGCACTCGCTCAGCAAGGGGCTCCTCCCCTTCCTGGTGGTCTGGCTGCCGATCGTGGCGCTGGTGCTGCTGGAGCCGAACATGAGCGCCGCGCTGCTCCTCCTCCTCCTCTCCGCGCTGGTGCTGTTCGCGGGCGGGGCGCGCATCGGGCACTTCATCTTCTTCGGCCTGCTCGCCGTCCCCGTGATCTGGCACCAGATCACGCACGCGGGCTACCGGATGCAGCGCATCGCCGCGTTCCTGGACCCGACCGCGGACACCGACGGCGTCAGCTACCAGATCTACCAGTCGCTGATCGCGGTGGGATCGGGGGGATTGGGAGGAGTCGGATTCGGCGGGAGCCGGCAGAAGTTCGGCTTCCTTCCCGAGCCGCACAACGACTTCCTCTTCTCGATGATCGCCGAGGAGTGGGGGCTGCTGGGGATCGTGTTCGTCGTCGCGATCTTCGCCGGCTTCCTGTGGGTGGGCTACCGGATCGCGGCGCGCGCGCCCGACCGCTTCGGCTACCTGCTGGCTGTCGGGATGACCAACATGATCGCCGTGTCGGCCTTCCTGCACATGGGCGTGGCGCTGTCGCTGCTGCCGACCACGGGCGTGGCGCTGCCGTTCATGAGCTACGGCCGCAGCGCGCTGCTGGCGCAGTTCTGCGCCGTCGGCATCCTGCTGAGCGTGGCGCGGTCCGCCCGGCGGGGCCCGGCGTGA
- the mraY gene encoding phospho-N-acetylmuramoyl-pentapeptide-transferase — protein sequence MLYYFLVPLAEQNLAFNVFRYVTFRAAGAVVTAFLVAFWFGPAIIARLRMLKVGQVVRTEGPQTHLGKSGTPTMGGVLIVMATVIPTLLWARLDQFNTWAVLVTIIWLGTLGFLDDYLKITRKKTEGLKGRYKLVGQTAAGLVLGLALVFVPQWLRGMDTGIPTYPFAWTQIPFFKTVHISLWWPLYILFVTFIIVGCSNAVNLTDGLDGLAAGLSAIAATTFGVFAYLLGRVDAANYLNVFYIPGAGELAIFLVALGGGCMGFLWFNAHPAEVFMGDTGSLAIGGVLGCVAVLLRAEFLLGIIGAIFVAEALSVMLQTAYFKYTKRRYGTGRRIFRMAPLHHHFEQIGWHESKVIIRFWIMGIMCALVAFATLKIR from the coding sequence ATGCTCTACTACTTCCTGGTGCCGCTGGCCGAGCAGAACCTGGCCTTCAACGTCTTCCGCTACGTGACCTTCCGCGCGGCAGGCGCGGTGGTGACCGCGTTCCTGGTGGCGTTCTGGTTCGGCCCCGCCATCATCGCGCGGCTGCGGATGCTCAAGGTGGGCCAGGTCGTCCGCACCGAGGGCCCGCAGACGCACCTGGGGAAGAGCGGCACCCCCACGATGGGCGGCGTGCTGATCGTGATGGCCACGGTGATCCCCACGCTGCTGTGGGCGCGGCTCGACCAGTTCAACACCTGGGCGGTGCTCGTCACCATCATCTGGCTGGGGACGCTGGGGTTCCTCGACGACTACCTGAAGATCACGCGGAAGAAGACCGAGGGGCTGAAGGGGCGCTACAAGCTGGTGGGGCAGACCGCGGCGGGGCTGGTGCTGGGGCTGGCGCTGGTGTTCGTCCCCCAGTGGCTGCGCGGGATGGACACGGGGATCCCCACCTATCCGTTCGCGTGGACGCAGATCCCGTTCTTCAAGACGGTGCACATCTCGCTCTGGTGGCCGCTCTACATCCTGTTCGTGACGTTCATCATCGTGGGCTGCAGCAACGCGGTGAACCTCACCGACGGGCTCGACGGGCTGGCGGCGGGATTGTCGGCGATCGCGGCGACGACCTTCGGCGTGTTCGCGTACCTGCTGGGGCGGGTGGACGCGGCCAACTACCTGAACGTGTTCTACATCCCCGGCGCGGGCGAGCTGGCCATCTTCCTGGTGGCCCTGGGCGGGGGATGCATGGGCTTCCTCTGGTTCAACGCGCACCCGGCCGAGGTGTTCATGGGCGACACCGGGTCGCTGGCCATCGGGGGGGTGCTGGGATGCGTGGCGGTGCTGCTGCGCGCCGAGTTCCTGCTCGGCATCATCGGCGCGATCTTCGTGGCCGAAGCGCTCTCGGTGATGCTGCAGACGGCGTACTTCAAGTACACCAAGCGGAGATACGGCACGGGCCGGCGGATCTTCCGGATGGCGCCGCTGCATCACCACTTCGAGCAGATCGGGTGGCACGAGAGCAAGGTGATCATCCGCTTCTGGATCATGGGGATCATGTGCGCGCTGGTGGCGTTTGCGACGCTGAAGATCCGATAG